In one Desulfomicrobium escambiense DSM 10707 genomic region, the following are encoded:
- a CDS encoding tRNA (5-methylaminomethyl-2-thiouridylate)-methyltransferase — MNMTKESFDALSLFSGGLDSILATMLLQRHGHRVLGLHFVSPFFGKPEKKDFWESEYGIPVEIIDVGQEFVDLMAAFPPHGFGKVLNPCVDCKILMLRRAKELLPAYGATFIISGEVLGQRPMSQRADTLNIIRNDADVRDVLLRPLSAGVLQPTPMEESGLVDRSKLPSLVGRGRKGQYDLARTLGVTTIPTQAGGCRLGERESARRYWPILRAFPRPLAHYFDLANVGRQLWRDGGHWLAMGREHKDNEKLLKLVRPEHYVFVLKNFPGPHAVGCPVPGRDWPEDILAEACACLASFSPKARRGGGEVEVSVTRFGQERVIAVRPDAPHGFSDNATWPETRAQQKEWEKSLGR, encoded by the coding sequence ATGAACATGACCAAAGAATCATTCGACGCACTGTCCCTCTTTTCCGGAGGCCTGGACAGCATCCTGGCCACCATGCTCCTGCAGCGCCACGGGCACAGGGTCCTGGGCCTGCACTTCGTCAGCCCCTTTTTCGGCAAGCCCGAGAAAAAGGACTTCTGGGAGAGCGAATACGGCATCCCGGTCGAGATCATCGACGTCGGCCAGGAGTTCGTCGACCTCATGGCCGCCTTCCCGCCCCACGGCTTCGGCAAGGTTTTGAACCCCTGCGTGGACTGCAAGATCCTCATGCTGCGCAGGGCCAAGGAACTCCTGCCGGCATACGGCGCCACGTTCATCATCTCCGGCGAGGTCCTCGGGCAGCGCCCCATGTCCCAGCGCGCCGACACACTGAACATCATCCGCAACGACGCCGACGTGCGCGACGTGCTGCTGCGCCCCTTGAGCGCGGGCGTGCTCCAGCCCACGCCCATGGAGGAGTCGGGCCTGGTCGACCGTTCGAAACTCCCGTCCCTGGTCGGACGGGGACGGAAAGGGCAGTATGACCTGGCCAGGACCCTGGGCGTGACGACCATCCCCACCCAGGCCGGAGGCTGCCGCCTGGGCGAGCGGGAATCGGCCCGCCGCTACTGGCCCATCCTACGCGCCTTCCCCCGGCCCCTGGCCCATTATTTCGACCTGGCCAACGTCGGCCGCCAACTCTGGCGCGACGGCGGCCACTGGCTGGCCATGGGCCGGGAGCACAAGGACAACGAGAAGCTCCTGAAGCTGGTGCGGCCCGAGCATTACGTCTTTGTGCTCAAAAATTTCCCCGGCCCCCACGCCGTGGGCTGCCCCGTCCCTGGTCGGGACTGGCCCGAGGACATTCTGGCCGAGGCCTGCGCCTGCCTGGCCTCCTTCTCGCCCAAGGCCCGCAGGGGCGGAGGCGAGGTGGAGGTGTCCGTCACCCGGTTCGGGCAGGAGCGGGTCATCGCCGTCCGCCCCGACGCCCCGCACGGCTTCTCGGACAACGCGACCTGGCCCGAAACCAGAGCGCAGCAGAAGGAATGGGAAAAAAGCCTGGGACGGTGA
- the wrbA gene encoding NAD(P)H:quinone oxidoreductase yields the protein MKMLIVYHSTYGHIRTMAKAAAEAAAAIPGVEVALRRVPETLSDEVLTKMGALDAARAQADVPVATVEELGQADAVLFGTPTRFGNMTGQMRQFLDATGGLWANGTMVGKPGGVFTSSATQHGGQESTILSFHTYLLHQGMVVVGLPYAFQGQMRLDEITGGSPYGASTIAGGDGSRQPSENELDGVRYQAAHLAKIGLKLKA from the coding sequence ATGAAGATGCTCATCGTCTACCATTCCACATACGGACACATCAGGACCATGGCCAAGGCCGCTGCCGAAGCGGCTGCCGCAATCCCCGGCGTGGAGGTGGCCCTGCGCCGCGTCCCCGAAACTCTGAGCGACGAAGTGCTGACCAAGATGGGCGCCCTGGACGCGGCCCGGGCCCAGGCCGACGTGCCCGTGGCCACGGTGGAGGAACTGGGCCAGGCCGACGCGGTGCTCTTCGGCACGCCCACCCGCTTCGGCAACATGACCGGCCAGATGCGCCAGTTCCTGGACGCCACGGGCGGCCTGTGGGCGAATGGAACCATGGTTGGGAAACCGGGCGGCGTCTTCACTTCCAGCGCCACCCAGCACGGCGGGCAGGAGTCGACCATCCTGTCCTTCCATACCTATCTTCTGCACCAAGGCATGGTCGTGGTCGGGCTGCCCTACGCCTTCCAGGGCCAGATGCGCCTGGACGAAATCACCGGCGGCTCCCCATACGGGGCCAGCACCATCGCCGGCGGTGACGGCTCGCGCCAGCCCTCGGAAAACGAACTGGACGGAGTGCGCTATCAGGCCGCCCACTTGGCAAAAATCGGCCTCAAGCTCAAAGCCTGA
- a CDS encoding efflux RND transporter permease subunit, with translation MNIADLFIRRPVTTTLVMLAILVFGVMSYRILPVSDLPNVDFPTIQVSANLPGASAETMASTVATPLERQFATIAGIDSISSTNTLGTTRVTLQFALDRSIDAAAQDVQSAIAKVQRQLPPDMTSPPSYQKVNPADSPIFYLTMSSATQPMSVVNEYADTVIAPRISMIGGVAQVSVYGAKKYAVRVQLDPKALAGRDVGLEEVANAIDRSNVSLPTGTLYGEFTAMNVQASGKLMDAAAFRPLVVAWRNGAPIRLHDLGTVIDSVENDKIASWRGDTRAIVLAVQRQPGTNTVEVVDNIRKLLPAFSEQVPDSIELKILYDRSESIRESVEDVKFTLLLTMGLVVGVIFIFLRNVRATLIPSMALPMSVVGTFAVMYLCGYSLDNLSLMALILAVGFVVDDAIVMLENIVRHLEMGKPVLQAAFDGSKEISFTILSMTISLAAVFIPVLFMGGIVGRLFREFAVVISVAILISGFVSLSLTPMLCSLFLKKTHEVRHGAVFRASEKVFDGLLALYRWSLAACLRHHVLTFLVSLAVLAGSVVLFRDMPKGFLPSQDTGQINAVTEAVQGISYENMVRNQLALHDVLLAEPAVETFMSVVGGGGPNAAGNSGRFMIRLKNHAERNETADQLIAKLRPKLNTQPGIQAFLVNPPAINIGGRSTKSLYQYTLQSPDTDELYRYAVIMEGALKGLPQLQDVTSDLQLKNPEVRLLINRDKAASLGVTPREVELALQSAFGSREVSTIYAPTDSYSVIMELLPEYRRDPSALSLLYVRTGDGRLAPLDTLVDTTTGVGPLSVNHSGQLPSVTLSFNLRPGVSLSEATAAVEELAANTLPDTFSASFQGTAQAFQSSLKNMRLLLILAVMVIYIVLGILYESFIHPLTILSGLPSAGFGALLTLKLFGMDLNLYGFVGIIMLIGIVKKNAIMMIDFALEAQRAGNKTPAEAIFEGCLVRFRPIMMTTMAAIMGTMPIAVGYGAGGDARQPLGLCVVGGLVTSQLLTLYITPVYYMYLDKAGRVVRRVFGKKAEG, from the coding sequence ATGAACATCGCCGACCTCTTCATCCGTCGGCCCGTGACCACGACCCTGGTCATGCTGGCCATCCTGGTCTTCGGGGTCATGAGCTACCGCATCCTGCCGGTCAGCGACCTGCCCAACGTGGATTTCCCGACCATCCAGGTTTCGGCCAACCTGCCCGGGGCCAGCGCCGAGACCATGGCCTCCACCGTGGCCACCCCCCTGGAACGCCAGTTCGCGACCATCGCGGGCATCGATTCCATCAGCTCCACCAACACCCTGGGTACCACGCGCGTGACCCTGCAGTTCGCCCTGGACCGCTCCATCGACGCCGCGGCCCAGGACGTGCAGTCGGCCATTGCCAAGGTCCAGCGCCAGCTGCCGCCGGACATGACCAGCCCGCCGTCCTACCAGAAGGTCAACCCGGCCGACTCGCCCATCTTCTATCTGACCATGTCCTCGGCCACCCAGCCCATGTCCGTGGTCAACGAGTACGCCGACACCGTCATCGCCCCGCGCATTTCCATGATCGGCGGCGTGGCCCAGGTCTCGGTCTACGGCGCCAAGAAGTACGCGGTGCGCGTGCAGCTTGACCCCAAGGCCCTGGCCGGCCGCGATGTGGGCCTCGAAGAGGTGGCAAACGCCATCGACCGTTCCAACGTCAGTCTGCCCACGGGCACCCTGTACGGAGAGTTCACGGCCATGAACGTGCAGGCCAGCGGCAAGCTCATGGATGCGGCCGCCTTCCGGCCCCTGGTAGTGGCCTGGCGCAACGGCGCCCCCATTCGTCTGCATGATCTGGGCACGGTCATCGACAGCGTGGAGAACGACAAGATCGCCAGCTGGCGCGGGGACACGCGGGCCATCGTCCTGGCCGTGCAGCGCCAGCCGGGGACCAACACCGTCGAAGTCGTGGACAACATCCGCAAGCTGCTGCCGGCTTTTTCTGAGCAGGTGCCTGATTCCATCGAACTCAAGATCCTCTACGACCGCTCCGAGTCCATCCGGGAGTCGGTGGAGGACGTGAAGTTCACCCTGCTGCTGACCATGGGCCTGGTGGTCGGCGTCATCTTCATCTTTCTGCGCAACGTGCGGGCCACGCTCATCCCGAGCATGGCCCTGCCCATGTCCGTGGTCGGCACATTCGCCGTCATGTACCTCTGCGGCTACTCCCTGGACAACCTGTCGCTCATGGCGCTCATCCTGGCCGTTGGCTTCGTGGTCGACGACGCCATCGTCATGCTCGAAAACATCGTGCGCCACCTGGAGATGGGCAAGCCCGTGCTCCAGGCTGCCTTCGACGGGTCCAAGGAGATATCCTTCACCATCCTGTCCATGACCATCTCCCTGGCCGCTGTGTTCATCCCGGTCCTGTTCATGGGCGGGATCGTGGGCCGGCTCTTCCGCGAGTTCGCGGTGGTCATCTCCGTGGCCATCCTCATCTCCGGCTTCGTGTCCCTGAGCCTGACGCCCATGCTGTGCTCCCTTTTCCTGAAGAAGACGCACGAGGTGCGGCACGGGGCGGTCTTCAGGGCCTCGGAGAAGGTCTTCGACGGCCTGCTGGCCCTGTACCGCTGGAGCCTGGCGGCCTGCCTGCGGCATCACGTGCTGACCTTCCTCGTGTCTCTGGCGGTCCTGGCCGGGAGCGTCGTTTTGTTCCGCGACATGCCCAAGGGCTTCCTGCCCAGTCAGGACACGGGCCAGATCAACGCCGTGACCGAGGCCGTGCAGGGCATCAGCTACGAGAACATGGTCCGCAACCAGCTGGCCTTGCATGACGTGCTGCTGGCCGAGCCGGCGGTGGAGACGTTCATGTCCGTGGTCGGCGGCGGCGGTCCCAACGCCGCGGGCAACTCGGGCCGCTTCATGATCCGCCTGAAGAACCACGCCGAGCGCAACGAGACCGCCGACCAGCTCATTGCAAAGCTTCGTCCCAAGCTGAACACCCAGCCGGGCATCCAGGCCTTCCTGGTCAACCCGCCGGCCATCAACATTGGCGGCCGCAGCACCAAGAGCCTGTACCAGTACACCTTGCAGAGTCCGGACACCGACGAGCTCTACCGCTACGCCGTGATCATGGAAGGAGCCCTCAAGGGGCTGCCCCAGCTGCAGGACGTGACGAGCGACCTGCAGCTCAAGAACCCCGAGGTGCGTCTCCTCATCAACCGCGACAAGGCCGCGAGCCTGGGCGTGACGCCCCGCGAGGTTGAGCTGGCCCTGCAGTCGGCCTTCGGCTCGCGCGAGGTCTCGACCATCTACGCGCCCACGGACAGCTACTCCGTCATCATGGAGCTGTTGCCCGAATACCGGCGCGACCCGTCGGCCCTGTCGCTCCTGTACGTCCGCACCGGGGACGGCAGGCTCGCGCCCCTCGACACGCTTGTGGACACCACCACCGGGGTGGGGCCGCTGTCCGTCAACCATTCCGGGCAGCTGCCGTCCGTGACCCTGTCCTTCAACCTGCGCCCCGGCGTGTCCCTGAGCGAGGCCACCGCCGCCGTGGAGGAGCTGGCGGCGAACACGCTGCCCGACACCTTCAGCGCGAGTTTCCAGGGCACGGCCCAAGCCTTCCAGAGTTCCCTCAAGAACATGCGGCTGCTGCTCATCCTGGCCGTGATGGTCATCTACATCGTGCTTGGCATCCTGTACGAGTCCTTCATCCACCCCCTGACCATCCTGTCAGGCCTGCCCTCGGCCGGCTTCGGGGCGCTCCTGACGCTCAAGCTCTTCGGGATGGATCTCAACCTGTACGGGTTCGTGGGCATCATCATGCTCATCGGCATCGTCAAGAAGAACGCCATCATGATGATCGACTTCGCCCTGGAGGCCCAGCGGGCCGGGAACAAGACCCCGGCCGAGGCCATCTTCGAAGGCTGCCTGGTGCGTTTTCGACCCATCATGATGACGACCATGGCCGCCATCATGGGCACCATGCCCATTGCCGTCGGATACGGCGCAGGCGGCGACGCGCGCCAGCCCCTGGGTCTGTGCGTGGTCGGCGGCCTGGTCACGTCGCAGCTTCTGACCCTGTACATCACGCCTGTCTATTACATGTACCTGGACAAGGCCGGCCGCGTGGTGCGGCGGGTCTTCGGGAAGAAAGCCGAGGGTTAG
- a CDS encoding efflux RND transporter periplasmic adaptor subunit, with translation MTKRSVSICLLALICLFSAHSQAFAQEKPKAKAAPVLAGEAVRGSIPVILTAVGTVEASEMVEIKARINGLLRTVHFEEGSDVREGDPLFSLDSRDLEAQLRSARAGLDRIKAQLKKAGEDKRRNDDLLRQGLISRDRQETTDTALAELQAEQREAEAAVEAAGVALSYAEIRSPITGRTGVLQLHAGNMVKANADTPMVIISRIEPVNVRFSVPEAHLSAIMAAQAKAPLKVTARPAGVSEAVSGSLSFIDSAVDSRTGTITLKARFANAGRQLWPGQFADVSLEVGNMQDAVLVPGRAVAQGADGEYVFVILPDNTVEYRTVRTGLRHGDLVVVESGLSGGERIVLDGHLRLTPGAAVTVRGQGEAAAPAGGKQGAGE, from the coding sequence ATGACGAAGAGATCCGTGTCCATATGCCTGCTTGCCCTGATTTGTCTGTTTTCGGCCCATAGCCAGGCTTTTGCGCAGGAAAAGCCCAAGGCCAAGGCGGCCCCTGTCCTGGCCGGCGAAGCGGTGCGCGGCTCCATTCCCGTCATCCTGACCGCCGTGGGCACCGTCGAGGCCAGCGAGATGGTGGAGATCAAGGCGCGTATCAACGGCCTGCTGCGCACGGTGCACTTCGAGGAAGGCAGCGACGTGCGCGAGGGGGACCCGCTCTTCTCCCTCGACTCCCGCGATCTCGAGGCGCAGCTGCGCTCGGCCCGGGCCGGCCTCGACCGGATCAAGGCCCAACTGAAGAAGGCCGGCGAAGACAAGCGCCGCAACGACGATCTGTTGCGGCAGGGGCTCATCAGTCGCGATCGGCAGGAAACCACGGACACGGCCCTGGCCGAGCTCCAAGCCGAGCAGCGGGAGGCCGAGGCTGCCGTGGAGGCGGCCGGAGTGGCCCTGTCCTACGCCGAAATCCGCTCGCCCATCACCGGCCGGACAGGCGTTCTGCAGCTCCACGCCGGCAACATGGTCAAGGCCAACGCCGATACGCCCATGGTAATCATCTCCCGCATCGAACCGGTCAACGTGCGTTTTTCCGTGCCCGAGGCCCATCTGTCGGCCATCATGGCCGCCCAGGCCAAGGCCCCCCTCAAGGTCACGGCCAGGCCGGCCGGCGTGAGCGAGGCCGTTTCCGGCAGCCTGTCCTTCATCGACAGCGCCGTGGACTCCAGGACCGGCACCATCACCTTGAAGGCCCGCTTCGCCAATGCGGGGCGGCAGCTCTGGCCAGGCCAGTTCGCCGACGTGTCCCTGGAGGTCGGGAACATGCAGGACGCCGTCCTCGTGCCCGGACGCGCCGTGGCCCAGGGAGCCGACGGCGAGTACGTCTTCGTCATTCTGCCCGACAACACCGTCGAGTATCGCACCGTCAGGACCGGACTGCGACACGGCGATCTCGTTGTCGTCGAGTCGGGACTGAGCGGCGGGGAGCGGATCGTCCTCGACGGCCACCTGCGCCTCACGCCCGGCGCGGCCGTGACCGTCCGCGGCCAGGGCGAGGCGGCGGCTCCGGCCGGGGGCAAGCAGGGAGCCGGGGAATGA
- a CDS encoding DUF3750 domain-containing protein — protein sequence MMRHVALMLVAALLASCSPNQDWRTASREPAGIAPDPAATREAVLQVYGADAWGWRGWFAIHTWIAAKGAGQSAYTVYEVIGWRASRGLPVVRIEQDYPDRHWYGATPRLLKEHRGKEAEALIEAVDRAAKAYPWPQEYKVFPGPNSNTFIAWIGRQVPELGLDLPFSAIGSGYASSK from the coding sequence ATGATGCGTCATGTTGCGTTGATGCTTGTCGCGGCGTTGCTGGCCAGCTGTTCCCCGAATCAGGATTGGCGCACCGCCAGCCGCGAACCGGCCGGCATCGCCCCTGATCCGGCCGCGACCAGGGAGGCGGTTTTGCAGGTTTACGGTGCGGACGCCTGGGGCTGGCGCGGCTGGTTCGCGATTCATACCTGGATCGCGGCCAAGGGGGCCGGGCAATCCGCCTACACGGTCTACGAGGTGATCGGCTGGCGCGCCTCGCGGGGCTTGCCGGTGGTGCGCATCGAACAGGACTATCCGGACCGCCATTGGTACGGGGCCACCCCGCGCCTGCTCAAGGAGCACAGGGGGAAGGAGGCCGAGGCGTTGATCGAGGCCGTGGACCGGGCCGCGAAAGCCTATCCCTGGCCGCAGGAATACAAGGTGTTTCCAGGTCCGAACAGCAACACCTTCATCGCCTGGATCGGGCGGCAGGTTCCGGAGCTCGGGCTCGACCTCCCCTTTTCCGCCATCGGCAGCGGGTACGCCTCCTCGAAGTGA
- a CDS encoding tRNA threonylcarbamoyladenosine dehydratase: MMRFARTMQLIGEDGLARLQGATVAVFGLGAVGSYVVEALARAGVGSLVLFDHDVVSASNINRQLFALHSTIGRPKAEVARERVLDINPDCAVEARIQFVDGDNVAGLMEGQFDVVVDAIDGVNSKVNLIVAAREKGLEVVASMGAAAKLDPSKIRAADISKSFMCPLAQIIRKRLRRRGVTAGVRCVFSTEAAQNKNEPVIEEAPEQGVSGRPRAPIGSISYLTGMFGLYVASEVVGILLGEPIATQAGETITRDL; the protein is encoded by the coding sequence ATGATGCGATTCGCCCGGACCATGCAGCTCATCGGGGAGGACGGGTTGGCCCGCCTGCAGGGGGCTACCGTGGCCGTGTTCGGTTTGGGGGCCGTGGGGTCCTATGTGGTGGAGGCCCTGGCGCGGGCCGGGGTGGGGAGCCTGGTGCTCTTCGATCATGATGTCGTGAGCGCTTCAAACATCAACCGCCAGCTTTTCGCCCTGCATTCGACCATTGGCCGGCCCAAGGCCGAGGTGGCGCGGGAGCGGGTGCTCGACATCAACCCGGACTGCGCCGTGGAGGCGCGGATTCAGTTCGTGGACGGGGACAATGTGGCCGGGCTGATGGAGGGGCAGTTCGACGTGGTCGTGGACGCCATCGACGGGGTCAACTCCAAGGTCAACCTCATCGTCGCGGCCCGTGAAAAAGGGCTGGAAGTGGTGGCCAGCATGGGCGCGGCGGCCAAGCTCGACCCGTCGAAGATCAGGGCCGCGGATATTTCCAAGTCCTTCATGTGCCCCCTGGCCCAGATCATCCGCAAGCGGCTGCGGCGCAGGGGCGTGACGGCCGGCGTGCGCTGCGTCTTTTCGACCGAGGCGGCGCAGAACAAGAATGAACCCGTCATCGAGGAGGCGCCGGAGCAGGGCGTCAGCGGCCGTCCGCGGGCGCCCATCGGCTCCATTTCGTACCTCACGGGCATGTTCGGCCTGTACGTGGCCAGCGAGGTGGTGGGCATTCTGCTGGGCGAGCCGATTGCCACGCAGGCCGGGGAAACAATCACGAGGGACCTATGA
- a CDS encoding TatD family hydrolase produces the protein MTDWNASGNVDLVDSHCHLQDGFLRHALEPALIRARAAGVRMMCCNGTHEGDWAYVLGLGRSHPDICVSLGLHPWYVGERGPGWLERLEALVAANPVGVGEIGLDNALPERNDGEQEEVFLAQMSLAARYGRPVTIHCRKAFGRLADLVAAMDERPPFMMLHAYAGSHEMVPVFEKLGFHISICASITRTANRKARTACVRVSPDRLLVESDSPAIAPVGVDFERNEPAYLPMVVEALAELRGEEPGEVAARTAANARLFFRCCEGAAVTAE, from the coding sequence GTGACCGACTGGAACGCGTCCGGCAACGTTGATCTCGTGGACTCCCACTGCCATCTGCAGGACGGGTTCCTGCGCCACGCCCTGGAACCGGCCCTGATCCGGGCCCGGGCCGCCGGGGTGCGCATGATGTGCTGCAACGGCACCCACGAGGGCGACTGGGCCTATGTCCTGGGCCTGGGGCGCAGCCACCCCGACATCTGCGTGTCCCTGGGCCTGCACCCCTGGTACGTGGGCGAGCGGGGGCCGGGATGGCTCGAACGGCTGGAGGCGCTGGTGGCCGCCAATCCCGTGGGCGTGGGCGAGATCGGGCTGGACAACGCCCTGCCCGAGCGCAACGACGGCGAGCAGGAGGAGGTCTTCCTGGCCCAGATGTCGCTGGCCGCCAGGTATGGCCGGCCCGTGACCATCCACTGCCGCAAGGCCTTCGGGCGGCTGGCCGATCTGGTCGCGGCCATGGACGAGAGGCCCCCGTTCATGATGCTCCACGCCTATGCCGGGTCCCACGAGATGGTGCCCGTGTTCGAAAAGCTGGGCTTTCACATCTCCATCTGCGCCTCCATCACCCGCACGGCCAATCGCAAAGCGCGCACTGCCTGCGTACGGGTTTCGCCCGACAGGCTGCTGGTGGAGTCCGACAGCCCGGCCATCGCGCCCGTGGGCGTGGATTTCGAGCGCAACGAGCCGGCCTATTTGCCCATGGTGGTGGAGGCGCTGGCGGAGTTGCGGGGCGAGGAGCCAGGGGAGGTGGCGGCGCGAACGGCAGCCAACGCGCGGCTGTTTTTCCGATGTTGCGAGGGTGCGGCCGTGACCGCGGAATGA
- a CDS encoding SIR2 family NAD-dependent protein deacylase: protein MHRRHIVVLTGAGISAESGIPTFRGSGGLWFKYRIEDVATPEAFARDPAMVLDFYNQRRAQLESVQPNQAHKALARLEQGHKVSVVTQNVDDLHERAGSTSVLHLHGQLRRARSTVAPDWTMDIGYGPIRMGDTCPLGSQLRPDVVWFGEPVPAMDEARDVVASADVLLIVGTSLGVYPAAYLAHDAPAGAEIIVVDPEAREERVPGARIFREKAAGRVPLLVAELLENPA from the coding sequence ATGCACAGGCGGCACATCGTGGTTCTGACCGGCGCGGGCATCAGCGCCGAGAGCGGCATCCCCACCTTCCGGGGTTCGGGGGGCCTGTGGTTCAAATACCGCATCGAGGACGTGGCCACGCCCGAGGCTTTCGCCCGCGACCCCGCAATGGTGCTGGATTTCTACAACCAACGCAGGGCGCAGCTCGAAAGCGTGCAGCCCAACCAGGCACATAAGGCCCTTGCCCGTCTGGAGCAAGGGCACAAAGTCAGCGTCGTGACCCAGAACGTGGACGACCTGCACGAACGGGCCGGCTCCACGAGCGTGCTGCACCTGCACGGACAGCTCCGGCGCGCACGCAGCACCGTGGCCCCGGACTGGACCATGGACATCGGCTACGGCCCCATCCGCATGGGCGACACCTGCCCCCTGGGCAGCCAACTGCGGCCCGACGTGGTCTGGTTCGGCGAGCCCGTGCCGGCCATGGACGAGGCCCGCGACGTGGTCGCCTCGGCCGACGTGCTGCTCATCGTCGGCACATCCCTGGGCGTGTACCCGGCCGCGTACCTGGCCCACGACGCCCCGGCCGGGGCCGAGATCATCGTCGTGGACCCCGAGGCCCGGGAGGAAAGAGTTCCGGGGGCCAGAATCTTCCGGGAAAAAGCCGCCGGGCGCGTACCGCTCCTGGTGGCAGAATTGCTTGAAAACCCCGCCTGA
- a CDS encoding cereblon family protein — translation MNASPLCLRSADGPGRSPVLADQDRSSPDKPGDRVLLCRTCGQTVARVRDRVEVNGKHSHALFNPSGILFEVGCFAAAPGCRFEGGFTPEFTWFPGYAWRYAMCRGCGTHLGWEYRGSASGFVGLILTELRES, via the coding sequence ATGAACGCGTCGCCCCTTTGTTTGCGAAGTGCCGACGGTCCAGGCCGCAGCCCGGTCCTGGCCGATCAGGACAGGTCATCCCCCGACAAGCCCGGGGACAGGGTTCTGCTGTGCCGGACCTGCGGCCAGACCGTGGCCCGCGTGCGCGACCGCGTCGAGGTGAACGGCAAGCACAGCCACGCCCTGTTCAATCCGTCGGGCATCCTCTTCGAGGTCGGGTGCTTCGCCGCGGCTCCGGGGTGCCGTTTCGAGGGCGGGTTCACCCCGGAGTTCACCTGGTTTCCGGGCTACGCATGGCGCTATGCCATGTGCCGCGGCTGCGGGACGCACCTTGGCTGGGAATATCGCGGCTCGGCCAGCGGCTTCGTGGGGCTCATTCTGACCGAGCTGCGCGAATCATGA
- a CDS encoding L-2-amino-thiazoline-4-carboxylic acid hydrolase, with protein MNMLAVRTAQASLAARIFESLRNAVGADRARALLAEAVENDARCAGAAFARLALQAPSLAHFATVLERWREGGALTIENVALTGDSLSFAVADCAYARAYADMGLDPELGFILSCCRDEPFAHGYSHRLSMERSRTIMQGAPACLFTFTWAG; from the coding sequence ATGAACATGCTCGCCGTGCGCACGGCCCAGGCCAGCCTGGCCGCGCGCATCTTCGAATCCCTCAGGAACGCGGTCGGTGCGGACCGGGCCCGCGCCCTGCTGGCCGAGGCCGTCGAAAACGACGCCCGCTGCGCAGGCGCCGCATTCGCGCGCCTCGCCTTGCAGGCACCGAGCCTCGCGCACTTCGCCACGGTTTTGGAACGCTGGCGCGAAGGCGGCGCCCTGACCATCGAGAACGTGGCCCTGACAGGGGACTCGCTTTCCTTCGCCGTTGCGGACTGCGCGTACGCCCGCGCCTACGCGGACATGGGTCTCGACCCCGAGTTGGGTTTCATCCTGTCCTGCTGCCGGGACGAGCCCTTTGCCCACGGGTACAGCCACCGGCTGTCCATGGAGCGCTCCCGAACCATCATGCAGGGAGCTCCAGCCTGCCTTTTCACCTTCACCTGGGCCGGGTGA